A stretch of the Streptococcus himalayensis genome encodes the following:
- the der gene encoding ribosome biogenesis GTPase Der yields the protein MALPTIAIVGRPNVGKSTLFNRIAGERISIVEDVEGVTRDRIYATAEWLNRHFSIIDTGGIDDVDAPFMEQIKHQAEIAMSEADVIVFVVSGKEGVTDADEYVAKILYKTNKPVILAVNKVDNPEMRSDIYDFYALGLGDPYPVSSVHGIGTGDILDAIVENLPAELEEENPEMIKFSLIGRPNVGKSSLINAILGEERVIASPVAGTTRDAIDTVFTDSEGQEFTMIDTAGMRKSGKIYENTEKYSVMRAMRAIDRSDVVLMVLNAEEGIREYDKRIAGFAHEAGKGIIIVVNKWDTLEKDNKTMQNWEADIRDQFQYLSYAPIIFVSALTKQRLHKLPAMIKQISESQQTRIPSAVLNDVIMDAIAINPTPTDKGKRLKIFYATQVATKPPTFVIFVNEEELMHFSYLRFLENQIRKAFVFEGTPIHLIARKRK from the coding sequence ATGGCTCTACCAACGATTGCCATCGTGGGACGTCCCAACGTTGGAAAATCAACCTTATTTAATCGGATTGCTGGTGAACGCATTTCCATCGTAGAAGATGTGGAAGGTGTCACTCGTGACCGCATTTATGCAACGGCTGAATGGCTCAACCGTCATTTCAGTATCATTGACACAGGGGGAATTGATGATGTCGATGCACCCTTTATGGAGCAAATCAAGCATCAGGCAGAAATTGCCATGAGTGAGGCGGATGTCATCGTCTTTGTTGTATCTGGAAAAGAAGGGGTGACAGATGCGGATGAATATGTTGCCAAAATCCTGTATAAGACTAATAAACCAGTTATTTTAGCAGTGAACAAGGTTGATAACCCTGAAATGCGTAGCGACATTTATGATTTCTATGCCTTGGGCTTAGGAGATCCTTACCCAGTATCATCGGTTCATGGAATTGGAACAGGTGATATTTTGGATGCCATTGTGGAAAATCTTCCAGCAGAGCTTGAAGAAGAAAATCCAGAGATGATTAAGTTCAGCTTGATTGGGCGTCCAAATGTTGGGAAATCTAGTCTGATTAACGCTATTTTGGGAGAAGAGCGCGTGATTGCGAGTCCCGTTGCAGGTACGACTCGAGATGCGATTGATACAGTTTTTACAGATAGCGAAGGTCAAGAATTTACCATGATTGACACAGCCGGTATGCGTAAATCTGGAAAAATCTATGAGAATACAGAGAAATACTCTGTTATGCGTGCTATGCGTGCCATTGACCGTTCTGATGTGGTCCTCATGGTCTTGAATGCTGAAGAAGGAATTCGTGAGTATGATAAGCGGATTGCTGGTTTTGCCCATGAAGCAGGAAAAGGGATTATCATCGTTGTCAATAAGTGGGATACCCTTGAAAAAGATAATAAAACCATGCAGAATTGGGAAGCAGACATCAGAGATCAGTTCCAGTATCTCTCTTATGCACCGATTATCTTTGTGTCAGCTCTGACCAAACAACGTTTGCATAAATTGCCTGCCATGATTAAGCAAATTAGCGAAAGTCAGCAGACACGGATTCCGTCTGCGGTCTTGAATGATGTCATCATGGATGCCATTGCCATCAATCCAACACCAACGGACAAGGGCAAACGCCTCAAGATTTTCTATGCGACCCAAGTGGCGACCAAGCCACCGACCTTCGTCATTTTTGTTAATGAAGAAGAGCTCATGCATTTCTCTTATCTCCGTTTCCTTGAAAATCAAATCCGTAAAGCCTTCGTCTTTGAAGGCACACCCATTCATTTAATTGCCCGTAAACGCAAGTAA
- a CDS encoding DUF960 domain-containing protein has protein sequence MAFTNTKGRYASFGIVTSLPDDIIDTFWYIIDNYLKGVFELDHLLQFELLNNKGKLTFRFSEEHLDTQVSFDFTYPFDPFYPRQIFVTDNKGRETIMLSDEYFMM, from the coding sequence ATGGCATTTACAAATACAAAAGGACGTTACGCTAGTTTTGGTATTGTGACTAGCCTGCCAGATGACATTATTGACACCTTTTGGTACATCATTGACAATTATTTAAAAGGTGTGTTTGAGTTGGACCATCTCCTCCAGTTTGAATTGCTGAATAATAAAGGAAAGCTCACCTTTCGCTTTTCGGAAGAACATTTGGATACTCAAGTCTCCTTTGATTTTACCTATCCTTTTGATCCTTTCTACCCCCGTCAAATCTTCGTGACAGACAACAAAGGACGGGAAACGATTATGCTCTCAGACGAGTATTTTATGATGTAA
- the ntdP gene encoding nucleoside tri-diphosphate phosphatase — translation MKLPKEGDFITIQSYKHDGNLHRTWRDTMVLKTTENALIGINDHTLVTENDGRRWVTREPAIVYFHKKYWFNIIAMIRDNGISYYCNLASPYYMDSEALKYIDYDLDVKVFTDGEKRLLDVEEYERHKRQMHYSKELDYILKENVKILVDWINKERGPFSQAYVNIWYKRYVELKNR, via the coding sequence ATGAAATTACCAAAAGAGGGCGACTTTATTACAATTCAAAGTTATAAACATGATGGGAATCTGCACCGAACTTGGCGCGATACCATGGTACTCAAAACTACTGAAAATGCACTGATTGGTATCAATGACCATACCTTGGTCACTGAAAATGATGGCAGACGCTGGGTGACTCGTGAACCAGCTATCGTGTATTTTCACAAAAAATATTGGTTTAATATTATTGCGATGATTCGTGATAATGGGATTTCCTACTACTGCAATCTGGCTAGCCCCTACTACATGGATAGTGAAGCCTTGAAATATATTGATTATGATTTAGATGTCAAGGTCTTTACAGATGGGGAAAAGCGTTTATTGGATGTAGAAGAGTATGAGCGGCACAAGCGACAAATGCATTATTCCAAAGAGCTAGATTACATTCTCAAAGAAAATGTCAAGATTCTGGTTGACTGGATTAACAAGGAACGTGGCCCCTTCTCCCAAGCCTATGTGAATATTTGGTACAAACGTTATGTAGAACTGAAGAATCGGTAG
- the recX gene encoding recombination regulator RecX has product MKITKIEKKKRLYLLELDQDTKLYITEDTIVRFFLSKGKEINETELEEIQTFAQFSYGKNLALYYLSFKPRTTKEVRTYLCQHEIDEKIIPQILENLTEQNWLNDEQYARSYAESNLRNGNKGAYALRQNLQQKGIEKHLLDRVLEEFDFSNVAEKVAEKLLRKYRTKLPPKSLKDKILQSLMNKGFSYSEAKQAYEELEIEPDQELTMELLYQELDKQYRKYARKYEGYELKQRLTQTLARKGYDFSDISSALREYF; this is encoded by the coding sequence ATGAAAATCACAAAAATTGAAAAGAAAAAACGTCTGTACTTGCTAGAACTGGATCAAGATACTAAATTATATATTACCGAAGATACTATCGTTCGGTTTTTCCTCTCAAAAGGCAAGGAAATTAACGAAACGGAACTCGAAGAAATCCAGACATTTGCCCAATTTTCCTATGGAAAAAATCTAGCACTCTACTATCTTTCCTTCAAACCTCGCACAACTAAAGAAGTTAGAACCTATCTCTGCCAGCATGAGATTGACGAGAAGATTATTCCACAAATCCTTGAAAATCTTACAGAACAAAATTGGCTCAATGATGAACAGTACGCTCGTTCTTATGCTGAGAGCAATCTTCGAAATGGGAACAAGGGAGCTTATGCCCTTCGGCAAAACTTGCAACAAAAAGGGATTGAAAAACACCTTCTCGATCGTGTCTTAGAGGAATTTGATTTTTCGAACGTTGCCGAGAAAGTAGCCGAAAAACTGCTGAGAAAATATCGAACAAAATTGCCCCCAAAATCCTTAAAAGATAAGATTTTACAATCACTAATGAACAAAGGATTTTCCTATTCAGAAGCTAAACAGGCCTATGAAGAACTCGAGATTGAGCCTGACCAAGAGTTAACGATGGAGCTCCTCTATCAAGAATTAGACAAGCAGTATCGAAAATATGCTCGAAAATATGAGGGCTATGAACTCAAACAGCGACTTACCCAAACCCTCGCTCGAAAAGGCTATGATTTTTCCGACATTTCAAGCGCTCTCAGAGAATATTTCTAA
- the rlmD gene encoding 23S rRNA (uracil(1939)-C(5))-methyltransferase RlmD, with protein sequence MNLHVKQKIPLKIKKMGINGEGIGFYKRTLVFVPGALKGEDIYCQITAVKRNFAEAKLLSVHKESKFRVTPACDIYEACGGCQIMHLQYNKQLEFKEDLLRQALKKFVPRGYESYDIRPTIGMEEPQYYRAKLQFQTRKIKGEVKTGLYAENSHYLVSLKNCLVQDKTTQAIVNKVAVLLGKYQLPIYDERKIAGVRTVMVRRSRKTGQVQMIFVTSKSLNFNSLVQDLVRDFPEIVTIAVNLQTSKTSEIYGEKTEIIWGQESIRESVLDYEFALSPRAFYQLNPEQTEVLYGEAVKALDVHPEDHLIDAYCGVGTIGFAFARQVKSLRGMDIIPEAIADAKQNAKRLGLSNTYYEAGLAEEIIPRWYKEGYRADALIVDPPRTGLDDRLLETILKYAPKKMVYVSCNVSTLARDLARLTKVYEVNYIQSVDMFPHTARTEAVVKLSKR encoded by the coding sequence ATGAACTTACATGTAAAACAAAAAATTCCTTTAAAAATCAAAAAAATGGGCATCAATGGAGAAGGGATTGGGTTTTATAAACGAACCCTAGTCTTTGTGCCCGGTGCTTTAAAAGGAGAAGATATTTATTGCCAAATCACAGCTGTGAAGCGTAATTTTGCGGAAGCAAAGCTCCTTTCCGTTCATAAAGAATCAAAATTTCGTGTGACACCTGCCTGTGATATCTATGAAGCCTGTGGTGGTTGTCAAATCATGCATTTGCAGTACAACAAGCAATTGGAATTTAAGGAAGACTTGCTTCGTCAAGCCTTGAAAAAATTTGTTCCCAGAGGTTATGAATCCTACGATATAAGACCAACGATTGGGATGGAAGAGCCTCAGTATTATCGGGCAAAGTTGCAGTTTCAAACTCGGAAAATCAAGGGCGAAGTTAAGACAGGGCTCTATGCGGAGAATTCCCATTATCTGGTATCTCTGAAAAACTGTCTAGTCCAAGACAAAACAACGCAAGCGATTGTAAATAAGGTTGCGGTGCTCTTGGGGAAATACCAGTTGCCAATTTATGACGAGCGAAAGATTGCGGGTGTACGGACGGTGATGGTGCGTCGAAGTCGCAAGACTGGCCAAGTCCAGATGATTTTTGTGACTAGCAAATCCTTGAATTTTAACTCCTTGGTGCAAGATTTGGTACGGGATTTTCCAGAGATTGTGACGATAGCAGTTAATCTTCAGACTTCTAAAACCAGTGAAATTTATGGAGAAAAAACGGAGATTATCTGGGGGCAGGAGAGCATCCGTGAGAGTGTCTTGGATTATGAATTTGCTCTCTCCCCACGCGCTTTTTATCAGCTCAATCCAGAACAGACAGAGGTCCTTTATGGAGAGGCAGTTAAGGCCTTGGACGTTCATCCAGAGGATCATTTGATTGATGCTTACTGCGGAGTGGGGACGATTGGCTTTGCCTTTGCACGCCAAGTGAAGAGTCTACGCGGGATGGATATTATACCAGAAGCGATAGCGGATGCGAAGCAGAATGCCAAGCGTTTAGGCTTGAGTAATACTTATTATGAAGCCGGATTAGCAGAGGAGATTATCCCTCGTTGGTATAAAGAGGGATACCGAGCAGATGCTCTAATTGTCGATCCTCCACGTACAGGTTTGGATGATCGTTTGTTAGAGACTATTTTAAAATACGCCCCTAAAAAGATGGTTTATGTCTCGTGCAATGTCTCGACCTTGGCACGTGATTTAGCGCGTCTGACTAAGGTCTATGAAGTGAATTATATCCAGTCTGTGGATATGTTCCCCCATACCGCAAGGACCGAGGCTGTGGTGAAACTGTCCAAACGATAG
- a CDS encoding cystathionine gamma-synthase: MCDSLQLETILAQAGIRADKETGALTTPLHFSTTYQHPEFGKSTGYDYTRTKNPTRASLEKTLAAIEGADYALATSSGMSAIVLAFSVFPVGSKVLAVRDLYGGSFRWFYQAEQEGRFQFIYANSEEELQSYLTEEIDVVYIETPTNPLMVEFDLKKIAELAHAKGARVVVDNTFYSPIYQQPLKEGADLVLHSATKYLSGHNDVLAGAIMTNSLEIYEQLFYNLNTTGAVLSPFDSYLLLRGLKTLALRMERATENAQKVVAFLCTHPAVKEVLYPGTGGMISFKIKDETRIPNFLNAIQVFTFAESLGGVESLITYPTTQTHADIPAEVRHSYGLTDDLLRLSIGIEASQDLIDDLAQALEK, translated from the coding sequence ATGTGCGATTCATTACAGTTAGAGACAATTTTAGCCCAAGCAGGGATTCGAGCCGATAAGGAAACGGGAGCTTTGACGACGCCCTTGCATTTTTCGACCACCTATCAACATCCAGAATTTGGCAAATCAACAGGATATGACTATACTCGGACAAAAAATCCAACGAGGGCTAGTTTAGAGAAGACTTTGGCAGCGATTGAAGGGGCAGACTATGCTCTCGCGACGAGTTCAGGGATGAGTGCGATTGTTCTTGCCTTTAGTGTTTTTCCAGTGGGAAGCAAGGTCCTTGCCGTAAGAGATTTGTACGGCGGTAGTTTTCGGTGGTTTTACCAAGCAGAACAAGAAGGGCGTTTTCAGTTCATATATGCCAATTCTGAAGAGGAACTGCAGAGCTATTTGACAGAAGAGATCGATGTGGTCTATATCGAAACGCCTACTAATCCGCTCATGGTTGAGTTTGATCTTAAAAAGATTGCTGAATTGGCTCATGCTAAGGGAGCAAGAGTGGTGGTAGATAATACTTTCTACAGCCCTATTTACCAACAACCTCTAAAAGAAGGGGCGGATCTTGTCCTTCATTCTGCAACCAAGTATCTATCAGGTCACAATGATGTCCTAGCTGGAGCTATTATGACCAATTCCTTAGAAATCTATGAGCAACTCTTTTACAATCTCAATACGACAGGTGCTGTTTTGTCTCCTTTTGATAGTTATCTGCTGTTAAGAGGGCTCAAGACCTTGGCCTTACGCATGGAGCGAGCGACGGAAAATGCCCAAAAAGTTGTTGCATTTCTTTGCACCCATCCTGCTGTCAAAGAAGTCTTGTATCCAGGAACAGGAGGGATGATTTCTTTTAAAATCAAGGATGAGACGCGAATCCCTAACTTTTTAAATGCGATTCAAGTCTTTACCTTTGCAGAGAGTTTGGGAGGTGTGGAAAGTCTTATCACCTATCCAACGACTCAGACCCATGCTGACATTCCAGCAGAAGTTCGTCATTCTTACGGATTGACGGATGATCTTTTACGATTATCAATTGGCATTGAAGCAAGCCAAGATTTGATTGATGATTTAGCACAAGCATTGGAGAAATAA
- a CDS encoding MalY/PatB family protein yields MTDYNFTSAPNRLNHHTYKWKETEENPEILPAWIADMDFEVLPEIRQAIYEYADQLIYGYTYASDGLYQAVLEWEKNQHGYVFDREALVFIEGVVPAISVAIQALTQEGDAVLINTPVYLPFARSIKLNQRQLVTNSLKEQDGIFQIDFEQLEKELVEKEVKLYILCNPHNPGGRVWEKEVLKKIGKLCQKHGVLLVSDEIHQDLTLFGYRHTSFNTVDPSFKDFALILSSATKTFNIAGTKNSYAVIENPCLRKAFQQQQLRNNQHEVSGLGYIATETAYRYGLPWLTALKDVLEQNINFAVDYFAQHAPKLKVMKPQGTYLIWLDFSAYEMSDEELHQGLHDVAKVILNRGRDFGKEGSCHARLNVAAPEPLVQEICQRIAQFLESKSQCL; encoded by the coding sequence ATGACGGATTACAATTTTACAAGTGCCCCAAATCGCCTGAACCATCATACGTATAAATGGAAAGAAACGGAAGAAAATCCTGAAATATTGCCTGCATGGATTGCGGATATGGATTTTGAGGTCTTGCCAGAAATCAGGCAGGCAATTTATGAGTACGCCGATCAGTTGATTTATGGCTATACCTACGCTAGTGATGGCTTGTATCAGGCTGTTTTAGAATGGGAGAAAAACCAACATGGCTATGTATTTGACAGGGAAGCCTTGGTATTCATCGAAGGAGTGGTACCAGCGATTTCCGTTGCTATTCAAGCCCTGACCCAAGAAGGGGACGCCGTTCTCATCAATACGCCTGTCTATCTCCCTTTTGCTCGTAGTATCAAGCTAAATCAGCGTCAATTGGTGACCAATTCTTTGAAAGAGCAAGATGGGATTTTTCAGATTGATTTTGAGCAGCTGGAGAAGGAACTGGTTGAAAAAGAGGTCAAGCTCTATATTCTTTGCAATCCTCACAATCCTGGTGGACGTGTGTGGGAAAAAGAAGTTCTAAAGAAAATTGGGAAACTCTGCCAAAAACACGGTGTTCTTCTGGTTTCAGATGAGATTCACCAAGATTTGACGCTCTTTGGTTATCGCCATACCTCCTTTAATACAGTGGACCCAAGTTTTAAAGACTTTGCCTTGATTTTGTCGAGTGCGACCAAGACCTTTAATATCGCTGGCACTAAAAATTCTTACGCCGTGATTGAAAATCCGTGTTTGCGAAAAGCCTTCCAGCAGCAACAGTTAAGAAATAACCAACATGAGGTGTCAGGTCTGGGCTATATTGCGACCGAAACTGCTTATCGCTACGGTCTTCCTTGGCTAACCGCCCTCAAGGATGTCCTTGAGCAGAATATCAATTTCGCAGTAGATTATTTCGCACAACATGCCCCAAAATTAAAGGTCATGAAGCCACAAGGCACCTATCTGATTTGGTTGGATTTTAGTGCCTATGAGATGAGCGATGAGGAATTGCACCAAGGGCTGCATGATGTAGCCAAGGTCATTCTCAATCGCGGAAGAGATTTTGGGAAGGAAGGGAGCTGTCATGCCCGTTTGAATGTAGCAGCACCAGAACCGCTGGTTCAAGAAATCTGCCAACGGATTGCCCAGTTTTTGGAGAGCAAAAGCCAGTGCTTGTGA
- the upp gene encoding uracil phosphoribosyltransferase codes for MGKIEVIAHPLIQHKLSILRRTDTSTKAFRELVNEIAMLMGYEVLRDLPLEDVEIETPITKTVQKQLAGKKLAIVPILRAGIGMVDGLLSLVPAAKVGHIGMYRDEETLKPVEYLVKLPEDIDQRQIFVVDPMLATGGSAILAIDSLKKRGATNIKFVCLVAAPEGVEALQSAHPDVEIFTAALDEHLNDHGYIVPGLGDAGDRLFGTK; via the coding sequence ATGGGAAAAATTGAAGTTATTGCACATCCACTCATTCAGCACAAGCTATCTATCTTACGTCGCACGGATACATCGACCAAGGCATTCCGTGAATTAGTCAATGAAATTGCTATGCTGATGGGGTATGAGGTATTGCGTGACTTACCGCTAGAAGATGTGGAAATTGAAACGCCCATCACAAAAACTGTTCAAAAGCAGTTGGCAGGTAAAAAGTTAGCTATTGTCCCTATCTTACGGGCAGGAATTGGCATGGTGGATGGTTTGTTGAGCTTGGTTCCAGCAGCTAAGGTTGGTCATATCGGAATGTACCGCGATGAAGAAACCTTAAAACCAGTTGAGTACCTCGTGAAGTTGCCAGAAGATATTGATCAACGGCAAATCTTTGTGGTGGATCCGATGCTTGCTACGGGTGGCTCTGCTATCTTGGCTATTGATTCGCTTAAAAAACGCGGAGCTACAAATATTAAATTTGTCTGCCTGGTTGCGGCGCCTGAAGGGGTAGAAGCTCTTCAATCAGCACATCCAGATGTAGAAATCTTTACAGCTGCTTTGGATGAACACTTAAATGATCATGGTTACATTGTTCCGGGACTAGGAGATGCAGGTGACCGTCTCTTTGGTACGAAATAA
- a CDS encoding ATP-dependent Clp protease proteolytic subunit yields MIPVVIEQTSRGERSYDIYSRLLKDRIIMLTGPVEDNMANSVIAQLLFLDAQDSTKDIYLYVNTPGGSVSAGLAIVDTMNFIKADVQTIVMGMAASMGTVIASSGTKGKRFMLPNAEYMIHQPMGGTGGGTQQTDMAIAAEHLLKTRNNLERILAENSGKTVKQVHKDAERDYWMSAQETLEYGFIDEIMENNHLK; encoded by the coding sequence ATGATTCCAGTAGTTATTGAACAAACCAGTCGTGGAGAACGTTCCTATGACATTTACTCTCGCCTATTGAAAGACCGCATTATCATGTTGACGGGTCCTGTTGAGGACAATATGGCTAATTCTGTTATCGCGCAATTGCTCTTTTTGGATGCACAAGATAGCACGAAAGATATTTATTTGTACGTAAATACTCCAGGAGGTTCTGTTTCAGCAGGACTTGCGATTGTGGATACGATGAATTTCATCAAAGCGGATGTCCAAACGATTGTAATGGGGATGGCAGCTAGCATGGGAACGGTTATCGCTTCAAGTGGTACCAAGGGGAAACGTTTCATGTTGCCAAATGCGGAATACATGATTCACCAACCAATGGGCGGTACCGGTGGCGGCACGCAGCAAACGGATATGGCTATTGCAGCAGAACACTTGCTCAAAACTAGAAATAACCTTGAAAGAATCTTGGCAGAAAATTCTGGAAAGACCGTGAAACAAGTCCATAAGGATGCCGAACGGGATTACTGGATGAGTGCCCAAGAAACCTTGGAATATGGTTTCATTGATGAAATCATGGAAAATAATCACTTGAAATAA
- a CDS encoding ISL3 family transposase: MEQLNLITNFLKMKDKNITITNECDMGTHLELHGHLDYTAPKCSSCKGQMAKYDFQKASKIPYLETAGYPLLIRLRKRRFKCKDCGKIAVAETPIVKKNHQISVAVNQKIAQLLIEKQAMTHIAHRLSISTSTVIRKLNEFKFETDWAKLPEVMSWDEYAFKKGKMSFIAQDFDTNNIIAILDGRTQATIRNHFLRYPRQVRNRVKFITMDMFSPYYQLAKQLFPHAKIVLDRFHVVQHLSRAMNRVRIQIMNQFDRKSQEYRVLKRYWKLVQQDSRKLSDKRFYRPTFRMHLTNKEILDKLLSYSDELRQHYELYQLLLFHFQEKNSEHFFDLIEQERATVNPIFQTVFKTFLKDKDKVLNALELPYSNAKLEATNNLIKVIKRNAFGFRNFENFKKRILIALNIKKEKTKLVLSRC; encoded by the coding sequence ATGGAACAACTAAATCTTATCACAAATTTTCTCAAAATGAAAGACAAAAATATCACGATCACTAATGAATGCGACATGGGAACACACTTAGAACTCCACGGTCACTTGGATTACACAGCCCCTAAATGCTCTTCCTGCAAGGGACAAATGGCTAAGTACGACTTCCAGAAAGCCTCTAAAATCCCCTACTTAGAAACTGCTGGCTACCCGCTACTTATCCGCCTTCGAAAGCGTCGTTTCAAGTGCAAAGACTGTGGGAAAATAGCGGTCGCTGAAACTCCTATTGTTAAGAAGAACCATCAAATCTCTGTCGCTGTCAACCAGAAAATCGCACAATTACTCATCGAAAAGCAAGCAATGACACATATCGCACACAGACTCTCCATTTCAACATCTACAGTTATTCGAAAACTCAATGAGTTTAAGTTTGAAACGGATTGGGCTAAGCTTCCAGAAGTCATGTCCTGGGATGAGTATGCCTTCAAGAAAGGGAAAATGAGCTTTATCGCTCAAGATTTTGACACAAATAACATCATCGCTATCCTTGATGGAAGAACGCAAGCAACCATCCGAAATCACTTTCTGAGATACCCTAGACAGGTCAGAAACCGCGTTAAATTCATCACTATGGACATGTTTAGCCCTTACTATCAACTAGCCAAACAACTTTTTCCTCATGCTAAAATCGTGCTTGATCGTTTCCACGTTGTGCAACATCTCAGCCGTGCTATGAACCGTGTCCGCATACAAATCATGAATCAATTCGATAGAAAATCCCAGGAATACCGTGTCTTAAAACGCTACTGGAAACTGGTACAACAAGATAGCCGTAAACTCAGTGATAAACGATTTTATCGCCCTACATTTCGCATGCATTTGACCAATAAGGAAATCTTAGACAAGCTCCTATCCTACTCAGATGAGTTACGACAACATTATGAACTCTATCAACTTCTTTTATTCCATTTCCAAGAGAAGAACTCAGAGCATTTCTTTGACCTAATTGAGCAAGAAAGAGCCACTGTTAACCCTATTTTCCAGACGGTATTTAAGACCTTTCTAAAGGATAAGGACAAGGTTTTAAACGCTTTGGAATTGCCTTATTCCAACGCTAAATTGGAAGCTACCAATAATCTTATCAAAGTCATTAAACGAAATGCCTTTGGTTTCAGGAACTTTGAAAACTTCAAAAAGCGGATTTTGATTGCCTTAAACATCAAAAAAGAGAAGACCAAGTTGGTCCTCTCTAGATGTTAG
- a CDS encoding DUF2129 domain-containing protein: MEQKERTGLIAYLYYNRDAKKITQLGDVVYHSKKHRYVQFYVFEEEKETLLAQLSKEKFIKKVIPCYIEELDTNFVGNLLKDSENVIM, translated from the coding sequence GTGGAACAAAAAGAACGGACTGGCTTAATTGCCTACTTATACTATAATCGAGATGCTAAAAAAATCACCCAGCTGGGAGATGTGGTCTATCATTCAAAAAAACATCGTTATGTTCAATTTTATGTTTTTGAAGAAGAAAAGGAAACACTGCTAGCTCAATTATCCAAGGAGAAGTTTATCAAAAAAGTAATCCCTTGTTACATTGAGGAGTTGGATACAAATTTTGTTGGAAACCTTCTAAAAGATAGTGAAAACGTTATTATGTAA
- a CDS encoding ABC transporter substrate-binding protein: MKKKFALSFVALASVAFLAACGEVKSGGSNASGTEIGETIKIGFNFEETGAVAAYGTAEQKGAQLAVDEINKAGGIDGKKIEVIDKDNKSETAEAASVTTNLVTQSKVSAIVGPATSGATAAAIPNATKAGVPLISPSATQDGLTNGQDYLFIATFQDSFQGKIIANYVTEKLSAKKVVLYTDNSSDYAKGIAKSFRDSYKGDIVADETFVAGDTDFQAALTKIKGKEFDAIVIPGYYTEAGKIVNQARGLGIEQPIVGGDGFNGEEFVQQATPEKASKIYFISGFSSTVDVSDKAKKFLEAYKAKYGNEEPSTFAALAYDSVYLVAEAAKGAKTSIDIKDNLAKTKNFEGVTGDTSFDANHNTVKTAFMMTMENGKVTAAETVKP; the protein is encoded by the coding sequence ATGAAGAAAAAATTTGCATTATCATTTGTAGCTCTTGCAAGTGTTGCCTTTCTTGCAGCTTGTGGAGAAGTTAAGTCAGGTGGCTCGAATGCTTCTGGAACAGAAATTGGGGAAACCATTAAAATCGGTTTTAACTTTGAAGAAACAGGGGCAGTCGCAGCTTATGGTACAGCTGAGCAAAAAGGAGCCCAGCTTGCAGTGGATGAAATCAACAAGGCTGGCGGAATTGATGGGAAGAAGATTGAAGTCATTGATAAGGACAACAAATCTGAAACAGCTGAAGCTGCGTCTGTTACGACCAATCTTGTAACTCAATCAAAAGTAAGTGCTATCGTAGGACCTGCGACTTCAGGTGCAACAGCAGCAGCGATTCCAAATGCGACTAAAGCTGGTGTTCCATTGATTTCTCCAAGTGCGACCCAAGATGGATTGACAAATGGTCAAGATTACTTGTTTATCGCTACTTTCCAAGATAGCTTCCAAGGAAAAATTATCGCAAATTATGTCACAGAAAAATTAAGTGCGAAAAAAGTAGTTCTTTACACAGACAACTCTAGTGACTATGCTAAAGGAATTGCAAAATCTTTCCGCGATTCTTATAAAGGCGATATTGTTGCAGACGAGACTTTCGTAGCAGGAGATACAGATTTCCAAGCAGCATTGACAAAAATTAAAGGAAAAGAATTCGATGCCATTGTCATTCCTGGCTACTACACAGAAGCAGGTAAAATTGTAAACCAAGCACGTGGTCTTGGCATTGAGCAACCAATCGTTGGTGGAGATGGCTTTAACGGTGAAGAATTCGTTCAACAGGCTACACCAGAAAAAGCATCTAAGATTTACTTTATCTCAGGTTTCTCTTCAACAGTGGATGTATCGGATAAGGCTAAGAAATTCCTTGAAGCTTATAAAGCGAAGTATGGCAATGAAGAGCCTTCTACCTTTGCAGCACTTGCCTATGATTCAGTTTACCTTGTAGCTGAAGCAGCAAAAGGTGCAAAAACATCAATCGACATCAAAGATAACCTTGCAAAAACCAAGAACTTTGAAGGAGTAACAGGGGATACTAGCTTTGATGCGAACCACAATACAGTGAAAACAGCCTTCATGATGACCATGGAAAATGGTAAAGTAACAGCTGCAGAAACTGTAAAACCGTAA